The following are encoded in a window of Acidimicrobiales bacterium genomic DNA:
- the argC gene encoding N-acetyl-gamma-glutamyl-phosphate reductase — MACIVIDMRIGIAGASGYTGAELLRLCAGHPQLDVAWAGAGTQAGSHVGELYPSLAAAYPGLRLDELDPGALDGLDLVFLALPHGEAQHLVPDIRKRVGVVVDLSADFRLRDPAAYPSWYGAEHEAPELLPAFSYGLPELFRADLVGADLVAAPGCYVTAAALALAPFVSAGAVDPTGVIIDAASGVSGAGRRLAHTTQFGTANEDFSAYGLLEHRHTPEIEQATGAQVLFTPHLAPMTRGILATCYARPARPTDTDEVLALLDATYEHEPFVSVSETPPSTKATLGSNAAHLTGRYDPRTGWVLVLCALDNLVKGASGQAVQCANLALGLPETSGLSTVGMYP, encoded by the coding sequence ATGGCATGTATAGTCATCGACATGCGGATCGGGATCGCCGGCGCGTCCGGCTACACCGGCGCCGAGCTCCTGCGGCTGTGCGCCGGACACCCCCAGCTCGACGTGGCCTGGGCCGGTGCCGGCACCCAGGCCGGGAGCCACGTCGGCGAGCTGTACCCGAGCCTGGCCGCCGCCTACCCCGGCCTCCGGCTGGACGAGCTCGACCCCGGCGCCCTCGACGGGCTCGACCTTGTGTTCCTGGCCCTGCCCCACGGCGAGGCCCAGCACCTGGTCCCCGACATCCGCAAGCGCGTCGGCGTCGTCGTCGACCTCTCGGCCGACTTCCGCCTCCGGGACCCGGCCGCCTACCCGTCCTGGTACGGCGCCGAGCACGAGGCTCCCGAGCTCCTGCCGGCGTTCTCCTACGGGCTGCCGGAGCTGTTCCGGGCCGATCTGGTCGGCGCCGACCTCGTCGCCGCACCGGGGTGCTACGTCACCGCCGCCGCCCTCGCGCTGGCGCCCTTCGTGAGCGCCGGCGCCGTCGATCCCACGGGGGTGATCATCGACGCCGCCAGCGGGGTCTCGGGAGCGGGGCGACGCCTCGCCCACACGACGCAGTTCGGCACGGCCAACGAGGACTTCTCGGCCTACGGGCTGCTCGAGCACCGCCACACCCCCGAGATCGAACAGGCGACCGGAGCCCAGGTCCTGTTCACCCCTCATCTCGCCCCGATGACCCGCGGCATCCTGGCGACCTGCTACGCACGTCCCGCCAGGCCGACGGACACTGACGAGGTGCTGGCGCTACTCGACGCCACCTACGAACACGAGCCGTTCGTGTCCGTGAGCGAGACGCCACCGTCCACGAAGGCGACCCTCGGGTCCAATGCGGCCCACCTGACCGGCCGGTACGACCCTCGCACCGGTTGGGTGCTGGTGCTGTGCGCGCTCGACAATCTGGTCAAGGGGGCATCGGGCCAGGCGGTCCAGTGCGCCAACCTGGCGCTCGGCCTTCCCGAGACCAGCGGCCTGTCGACCGTCGGCATGTACCCGTGA
- the argJ gene encoding bifunctional glutamate N-acetyltransferase/amino-acid acetyltransferase ArgJ — translation MSVTAPDGFVAGGTACGIKASGALDLALVATSDGRAVPAAGVFTVNLAPAAPVLVSRAHLAASGGRAAGVVINAGNANAATGVVGRANAERTATLVASALGTAPEHVLVCSTGIIGVPLPMERLDAALPSLATGLTTDEVGATAAATAIMTTDTSVKQTRVEGNGFLVGGMGKGAAMLAPDMATMLAVLTTDVLVDPDVLAPMLREAVARSFNAVSIDGCTSTNDAVLVLASGSAGPVDDAAVSEALHEACADLASQMVADAEGATRVVQIAVSGAADDADARRAARRVADSALVKCSMYGGDPYWGRVVSELGSAGVSFDPERVSISYGGETTCRKGVAAAHDEAAVRSHLAGRHVELHADLGLGSGAAVILTADLGPGYIDENMRTS, via the coding sequence GTGAGCGTCACCGCGCCTGACGGCTTCGTGGCCGGCGGCACCGCCTGCGGGATCAAGGCGTCGGGTGCGCTCGACCTGGCCTTGGTCGCCACCTCGGACGGCCGCGCCGTCCCGGCCGCTGGGGTCTTCACGGTCAACCTCGCCCCCGCCGCCCCGGTGCTGGTGAGCCGGGCGCACCTCGCGGCGAGCGGCGGCAGGGCCGCCGGTGTCGTCATCAATGCCGGGAACGCCAACGCGGCCACAGGTGTCGTCGGCCGAGCCAACGCCGAGCGGACCGCGACGCTGGTGGCTTCCGCGCTGGGTACGGCACCGGAACACGTGCTGGTCTGCTCCACGGGGATCATCGGCGTGCCCCTGCCGATGGAACGCCTCGATGCCGCGCTCCCGTCGCTGGCGACCGGGCTCACCACTGACGAGGTGGGCGCCACCGCGGCGGCGACGGCGATCATGACGACCGACACCTCGGTGAAGCAGACCCGGGTCGAGGGGAACGGCTTCCTCGTCGGTGGGATGGGGAAGGGCGCGGCGATGCTCGCCCCCGACATGGCGACGATGCTGGCAGTGCTGACGACCGACGTCCTCGTCGATCCCGACGTGCTGGCGCCCATGCTCCGGGAAGCGGTCGCGCGCTCCTTCAACGCCGTGTCCATCGACGGATGCACCTCGACAAACGACGCGGTGCTGGTCCTGGCGAGCGGGAGCGCCGGGCCGGTCGACGACGCGGCGGTCTCCGAGGCCCTGCACGAGGCGTGCGCGGACCTGGCGAGCCAGATGGTCGCCGACGCCGAGGGGGCGACGCGGGTCGTGCAGATCGCGGTGAGCGGAGCGGCCGACGATGCCGACGCGAGGCGCGCCGCCAGGCGGGTGGCCGACAGCGCGCTGGTGAAGTGCTCGATGTACGGGGGCGACCCGTACTGGGGTCGGGTGGTGAGCGAGCTCGGCAGTGCCGGGGTGTCCTTCGACCCCGAGCGGGTCAGCATCTCCTACGGCGGGGAGACCACCTGCCGCAAGGGGGTGGCCGCCGCCCACGACGAGGCGGCGGTGCGGTCCCATCTCGCCGGCCGGCACGTCGAGCTCCATGCCGACCTCGGGTTGGGGAGCGGCGCCGCCGTGATCCTGACCGCTGATCTCGGGCCCGGCTACATCGACGAGAACATGAGGACCTCGTGA
- the argB gene encoding acetylglutamate kinase, which translates to MSAVASSQLDPAIRAEVLAEALPYIRRFWGKVVVIKHGGSAISPSAQPAGRAAGTAVDPALALFAQDVVLMSSVGMRPVVVHGGGPQIGELMARLGKQAEFRDGLRVTDADTLDIARMVLVGKVNRDIVGAINVHGPLAVGLSGEDAGLITASAHPGELGFVGEVDSVNAGILERLLAQDLIPVVATIGTDATGQAYNINADTVAGAVAEVLGAEKLVYLTDVEGLRRDRHDPASLVHATSGDELEAMMADGTLSDGMIPKAEACVRAVRSGVGQAHILDGRLPHALLLEIYTREGVGTLVSP; encoded by the coding sequence GTGAGCGCAGTGGCTTCCAGTCAGCTGGACCCCGCAATCCGGGCCGAGGTCCTCGCCGAGGCCCTGCCTTACATCCGCCGTTTCTGGGGCAAGGTCGTGGTCATCAAGCACGGTGGCAGCGCCATCTCGCCTTCTGCCCAGCCCGCGGGGCGGGCAGCGGGCACCGCCGTCGACCCCGCGCTGGCCCTTTTCGCCCAAGACGTCGTGCTGATGAGCTCGGTGGGCATGCGCCCCGTGGTGGTGCACGGCGGTGGGCCCCAGATCGGGGAGCTGATGGCCCGACTGGGCAAGCAGGCCGAGTTCAGGGACGGCCTCCGGGTCACCGACGCCGACACCCTCGACATTGCCCGCATGGTGCTCGTGGGCAAGGTCAACCGCGACATCGTGGGAGCGATCAACGTGCACGGACCGCTCGCCGTAGGGCTGTCAGGTGAGGACGCCGGTCTCATCACCGCCAGCGCCCATCCGGGGGAGCTCGGCTTCGTCGGCGAGGTGGACTCGGTGAACGCGGGGATCCTCGAGCGTCTGTTGGCCCAGGACCTCATCCCTGTGGTGGCGACCATCGGCACCGACGCGACCGGACAGGCCTACAACATCAACGCCGACACGGTCGCCGGCGCGGTGGCCGAGGTGCTCGGCGCGGAGAAGTTGGTGTACCTCACCGATGTCGAGGGCCTGCGCAGGGACCGCCATGACCCCGCGTCGCTCGTCCACGCCACCAGCGGAGACGAGCTCGAAGCCATGATGGCCGACGGCACCCTCTCTGACGGGATGATCCCGAAGGCCGAGGCCTGTGTGCGGGCCGTGCGGTCCGGCGTCGGCCAGGCTCACATCCTCGACGGGCGTCTCCCCCACGCGCTCCTGCTCGAGATCTACACCCGTGAAGGGGTTGGGACGCTGGTCAGCCCGTGA
- a CDS encoding acetylornithine transaminase, with amino-acid sequence MSATVHPGDVLMATYPPTPVTFVRGEGTHLYDVDGRRYLDFLSGLAVTALGHCHPVVTEAIAEQARTLVHVSNLFGNVVGPDVAATLDRLIGDGTPAGGRVFLANSGAEANECAIKLARRWAGPGRFVVVSAYGSFHGRTLATLHATGQPTKHEPFQPLPEGFRHVAWDDLDDLERAVDGSVVAGVLLEPIQGEGGVNPSSPGFLAAVRRLCDERGALLMLDEIQTGLGRTGRWFAFQHEGVVPDVVTVAKALGNGVPIGACWARGEVAEAFRPGDHGSTFGGQPLAAAAAKATLGVMEEADVPALATAAGAQLRHGLADLPGVTGVRGQGLLLAAELEAAVAKEVTARALAAGLVVNAVTDKAVRLAPPLLVSSEEIDEALAILRQVLGEQGDPGAARTGTT; translated from the coding sequence GTGAGCGCGACCGTGCACCCCGGTGACGTCCTGATGGCGACGTATCCGCCGACGCCGGTGACATTCGTAAGGGGCGAGGGGACGCACCTGTACGACGTGGACGGGCGTCGGTACCTCGACTTCCTGTCGGGACTGGCGGTCACCGCACTCGGGCACTGCCATCCGGTCGTGACCGAGGCGATCGCCGAGCAGGCCAGGACCCTCGTCCACGTGTCCAACCTCTTCGGCAACGTCGTGGGGCCGGACGTGGCGGCCACGCTGGACCGCCTGATCGGGGACGGCACGCCTGCCGGCGGGCGGGTGTTCCTCGCCAACTCCGGAGCCGAAGCCAACGAGTGCGCCATCAAGCTGGCGCGCCGATGGGCGGGCCCCGGAAGGTTCGTAGTGGTCAGCGCCTACGGCTCGTTCCACGGCCGCACCCTGGCGACCCTGCACGCCACGGGACAGCCGACCAAGCACGAGCCGTTCCAGCCCTTGCCAGAGGGCTTCCGCCACGTGGCGTGGGACGATCTCGACGACCTGGAACGGGCGGTGGACGGATCGGTCGTCGCCGGTGTGCTGCTCGAGCCGATCCAGGGAGAAGGCGGCGTGAACCCGTCGTCGCCAGGGTTCCTGGCCGCCGTGCGCCGGTTGTGCGACGAGCGCGGCGCGCTGCTCATGCTCGACGAGATCCAGACGGGGTTGGGGCGGACCGGGCGGTGGTTCGCCTTCCAGCACGAGGGGGTCGTGCCCGACGTGGTCACCGTGGCCAAGGCCCTCGGTAATGGCGTGCCGATCGGCGCCTGCTGGGCTCGGGGCGAGGTGGCCGAGGCATTCAGGCCGGGCGACCACGGCAGCACCTTCGGTGGCCAACCGCTGGCGGCTGCCGCGGCGAAGGCGACCCTCGGCGTCATGGAAGAGGCCGACGTCCCGGCGCTGGCGACGGCGGCGGGGGCGCAGCTGCGTCACGGTCTGGCGGATCTGCCCGGCGTGACCGGCGTACGGGGACAGGGTCTGTTGCTGGCAGCCGAGCTGGAGGCGGCCGTGGCCAAGGAGGTCACTGCCCGCGCCCTGGCCGCTGGCCTCGTCGTGAACGCCGTAACGGACAAGGCCGTGCGCCTGGCTCCGCCTCTGCTGGTGTCGTCGGAGGAGATCGACGAGGCCCTGGCCATCCTCCGACAGGTGCTGGGCGAGCAGGGCGACCCCGGCGCCGCCCGAACGGGGACGACGTGA